Proteins encoded within one genomic window of Trichoderma asperellum chromosome 2, complete sequence:
- the RPB9 gene encoding DNA-directed RNA polymerase II core subunit rpb9: protein MATPQSTASYEASGPKKLEQITFRFCSECSNMLYPKEDEDAHKLQFTCRTCQYTEDAQSTCVFRNVLNNSSGETAGVTQDVGSDPTLPRSNKACPRCSHQEAVFFQSQERSADTGMKLFYVCCECGHIFD from the exons ATGGCGACTCCTCAGTCCACCGCCTCCTACGAGGCCTCTGGCCCCAAGAAGCTCGAGCAAATCACCTTTCGCTTCTGCTCCGAATGCTCCAACATGCTGTACCccaaggaagacgaagacgccCACAAGCTGCAGTTTACCTGCCGAACCTGCCAATACACCGAAGACGCCCAGTCGACCTGCGTCTTCCGCAACGTGCTCAACAACTCGTCCGGCGAGACGGCCGGTGTGACTCAGGACGTTGGTTCTGATCCCACG CTCCCACGATCCAACAAGGCCTGCCCGAGATGCAGtcatcaagaagctgtcTTCTTTCAGTCACAGGAACGCAGTGCCGATACTGGCATG AAATTGTTTTACGTCTGTTGCGAGTGCGGTCATATTTTCGATTAA